In the genome of Armatimonadota bacterium, the window GGATGCCCCGGGCCTTCCGGGCCAACAGCTCCCGCTTCAGGTGGTACAGCTCCTCCAGTTCCTGCTCGATGGCCGCCAGCTGCCGACGGCCGACCTCCCCGGTCCCCGTGGCCGGGGCACTGGACCGCCAGATGCGGCGGCGTTGGTCGTTGAGCTCCCGGATCCTCCGCTCGATCTCCTCCAAGGAGGGCGCGAAGGGATCCAGGTCGTGGTCTGAGAGCGCCATCGGACCTCCTCCATGCTCGTCTTCCATCGGTGGAACGCGGATCCCCTCGGTCTTGGGCATCGCAGCCCCACCGGATCTGCTAGCAATTCCCGTGCCAGGGATTCACCGGGGGGAGAACCGGAAGGTGATCACGTCCCCGTCCTGGACCACGTACCCCCGGCCCTCCGTCCGGAGTTTCCCCCGTTCCCGGGCCGCGGCCACGGAGCCCGCCCGCACCAGGTCCTCCCAGGAGATCACCTCCGCGGCCACGAACCCCCGCATCATGTCCGTATGGATCTCGCCCGCCGCCTCCGGCGCGGCGGTCCCCCGTGGCACCGGCCACGCCCGCACCTCCCCGCTCTCGATGGAGAAGAAGGTCACGAGCCCTAAGAGCTCGTACGCGGCCCGGATCACCTGGTGCAGGGCGTCCTCCCCGAGCCCCAGGGCCTGCCGGTAGGCGGCCGCCTCCTCCGGGGGGAGCTCGAGGAGCTCCGCCTCGAGCTTCAGGTTCACCACCACCAGTCGGCTTCCGGTGCGCGCCGCGTGCGCCTGGACGGCCTCCCATCCCTCGACCGGCCCGCCCTCTCCCACGTTCAACACGTAGGCCACGGGTTTGTCCGTGAGCAGCCGGAGGGGGCGCACGACCTCCCGCACCGCCGGGGGGAGCGATCGGGCCGGTTCTCCCCGGTTGAGATGGGCCTCCACCTGCTGCAGGGCCTCCATCTCCGCCCGGGCCGACCGGTCTCCGGTGCGGGCCCGGGGTGCGAGGCGCTCTCGCCTCCGCTCCACGGTGGCGAGGTCCGCCAGGGCCAGCTCCGTCTCCACGATCCCGATGTCCCGCATCGGATCCAGGGCCCCTTCTACGTGGGGCGCTTCAGGGTCTTCGAATCCCCGCACCACGTGCAGGAGGGCGGAGGTCTCCCGGATGTGGGCCAGGAACTGGTTGCCGAGCCCTTCTCCCCGGTGCGCGCCGCGAACCAGCCCCGCGATGTCCACCACCCGGATGGTGGCGGGGACCACGCGTTGCGCCCCCACCACCCGAGCGATGGCCTCCAGACGTGAATCCGGGACCGCCACCACCCCCACGTTCGGCTCCAGGGTGGTGAAGGGATAGGGCGCGATGGCCACCGACGCGCGGGTGAGCGCGCGGTAGAGGGTGGACTTCCCCGCGTTGGGAAGCCCTACGATTCCGACCGCGAGGCCCATTCCGGTTGCAGAGCCCGCCTCACGATCCGGCGCCGGGGGCGAGGCGGAGCCTCTGGGGAGACGGTCTTGCGGCCGCGCCGGGCCGGCTCCGGGTAGCGGATGGGTCGGGGGGGGAGCAAGGGGGGAAGGAGGGGAGCCTCCTCGCTCCCCCGCTCCAGGAATTCCCGGATCCGCCGCTCCAGCTTGACGCGGTCCATGAGCACGTACCGGCCGCACGTCCGGCAGGTCATGCCCACGTCCGCGCCCACCCGCTCGATCACCCAGACGTCCCCGCCGCAGGGGTGCTTTTTCCGGGTGCGGATCACATCTCCCACGTACAGCTTCACGACCCCCGACATGGGCAACCCCCTATCGGGCGTGGATCAGATCGTCCACGGGCGCGAAGTTGTCGGAAAGCACGGGCACGTCCTGGACGGGGACGGGCCGGGTGTAAAGGTCCCGCACCACCGCCTCGAACCCCGGGATCCGGATCCGGCTCCGCATCCGCCCGTACCGCGCGCGGACCGCCGCGGGCGGTTCCGGGGGCTCCTGGGTGGACACCACGATGATGTTCCGCATGGCCTCCTCCCCTCCCCATGGACCGAACTCCACCGGAAAAACGTACACCGCGGGGAAAACTTCCCGGAGAGTCCGGTACACGGACCGGAACAGACGGCTGTCGGGACCCGCCAGGGCCCCGATGACGTTCATCACGAACACCCCGCGGGGCGTGAGGACCCCCCGGACCTCCTGGAAGAACTCCCGGGTGGCGAGGTGGAAGGGGAGGGTGTCGCGCAGGTAGGCGTCCAGGAGCACCTGGTCGTAGCGGGCGGAGGTGCGGCGGACGAACTGGCGCCCGTCCTCCGCGAAGGCCCGCAGACGGCCGCCCACCGGGACGTGGAAGTAGCGGCGGGCCACCTCGATCACGTGCGGATCGATGTCCACCATGTCCATGCGGACTCCGGGGTAGTCCCGGAGGTACTGCTTGGGGAGAGTACCGCCCCCCACGCCGATGAGGAGCACCTGCCTGGGCTCGGGCACGAACAGCATGCCCGCGTGCATGTAGTCCGCGTATCGGAACACGGTGCGACGGGGCTCCTGGAGGTCCATGGCGCTCTGCCAGTAGTTGTCCAGCTTAAGATAGCGCACCCCGCCCTCGTCGCTCACGGTGATGCGGTGGTAGACGGTGTCCCGAGCGTACACGAGCCCGGGCGGATCCCCGGACGCCGCGCGGGGAACGAGAAGGGCCGCGGCCAGCAGCGCGGTCGTGGCGACCACCGCGGCGGCCATCCGACGGGCCACCGCAAACCCTAGGATCGCCATGCCCATCTCCACGAGTCCCAGGACCAGGATGATCTCCCGGACCCCGAGGATGGAGAGAAGCCAGAAGGCCGCGGCGAGGCAGCCCACGATGCTCCCCAGGGTGGAGAGGGCATACAGCCGTCCCGCGGTGTTCCCCACGGTCTGGACCGTGCGGGCCGCGAGCCGCACCGCGAAGGGCGAGACGGTGCCCATCACCAGGCTCGCGGGGAAGAACAGGAAGGTGGCCGCGAGGAGAGGGCCCGTGCGGGGTCCCACGTCCGCCTGAGCGATCCGGTCGAGCAGCCACGGGCTCACCGCGGGGATCGGCACCACCAGCAGCCCTGCCAGGAACACCAGGCCGCAGAACACGCCGTGGTGGGGGTAACGATCCGCCACGTGCCCGCCCACCCAGTACCCCACGCTCAGGGCCGTCAGGAACACCCCGATGAGGCTTCCCCACACGAAGATGGAGTTGCCGAAGGTGGGCGCGAGCACGCGGCTCGCCACGATCTCCAGGGCCAGCAGGACCCCGCCGCTTGTGAACACGATGAGTTCGAGAATGGTTTCACCCCCTAGTCTTCGTGCCGCTGTCGCAGGCGTGGGGAGAGCCGCAGCAGGAGCTGCACCCGCTCCACCTCGTTCAGCCACTCCTGTGTCACGTTTCGGAGAAGATCCTCCCCCGGGGGTCGGATTCCCACGGGACAGGCGGGCCCCAGGCGTTCCACGGCCATCTGGCGGTACAGGGACAGGGTGCGTTCGCCGTACCGGGCCACCTCCGCGAAGTCCTCGCTCAAAAACACCACCACGGGGATGCGGTAGCCGAGGTTGATGGCGAGCTCCTCCCGCACGTCCGGGTGCTCATCCCGCTCCAGGAACCGGAGCTCGATGCGGGGGGTGACCTCCGCGAACCGCTGGAGGATGGGGCACTGGTTCACGCAATCCCCGCACCAGGTTCCCGCCAGCACCAGCAGCTTCATCTCCCGCTGGAAGCCCGCCAGCAGCGCCTGCTGTTCCTCCGTGAGCGTCACCGCCTCGTAGACCCGTCGCCACCGCTCCCGGTGGACCTCGGTCCCGTAGCGGTCCAGGAACGCGTGATACGGAAGCGCCTGGTGGAACTTTTCCCGCCAGTCCACACGGGCCCGCACGGTCTCACCTCCGCAAGGAAGGCATGCGCACGGGGGCCTCCCGGGGAGAGGGAAGGGGCCGTAGCCGCAGGGCCAGCAACCCCGTGAGGGCCATCACCGCGGCCGCGGACCCGAACGCCGGGCCCTCCCCGAAGGCTCCCAGCACCCCGTTGCCCCAGATGGGCCCCAGCATGCGCCCCAGGCTCTCCATGGTGCTCGCCACCCCCTGCACCACTCCCTGCTCTCCCGGACGGGCGGATCGGCTCAAGAGCGCCACCAGGGCAGGGTTGGCGACACCGGCACCGAGGGCCGCGGGGAGGGTGCTCAGCACGAAGAGGGTCGCAGTACGGCTCGCCGCGGCGGCCCCGAGCCCCAGTCCCGCCATCACGAGCCCCATCGCCAGGGCCCGGCTTTCCCCCACCCGCCGCACCACGGGCCCCACCATCCCCACCTGGACCAGAGCCCCCAGCAGGCCCCAGAAGGCCAACAGGACACCGGTCTGTCCCGGTCCGAAGCCGAACCGGTGGCTCACGAAGAGGGCGAAGGTGGTCTGGTACACCGCGGCCGTGGCCCAGTACAGGAAGTCCACGCCCAACAGCGGTCCAAGGTGCGGGTGCCGGAGGAGGCGGGGGAGTTCCGGCCAGATCGGGCCGCGGGAGGCGGAGACCCGATGCACGGTCTCCGGGAGCCAGAACCAGGCCAGGGCCACGGCTCCCAGGGTAATGCCCGCCGCGACCCATGCGGGGGCCGCGTAACTGAGGTGCGCGAGGACGCCCCCCAGGGCCGGACCGACGATGAATCCCAGGCCGAAGGCGGCCCCGATGAGGCCGAAGGCCCGAGCCCGGTCCTCCTCCGACGTCACGTCCGCGATGTAGGCACGGGCCGTGGAGATGTTCCCGCCCGAGAGGCCATCGATGATCCGGGCCAAGAACAGCATGCCCACGGATCGGGCCAACGCCAGGAGCACGAAGCTCAGGGCGGTGCCCAGGAGGCTGAGCAGGAGAACGGGGCGCCGGCCCCATCGATCCGACCACGCGCCCAGCACGGGAGCCGCCAGGAGCTGCGCGGCGGAGTACGAGGCGAACAGCAGCCCGATCCCGAAGGGCGAGGCGCCCAGCGCCCGGGCATAGAAGGGGAGCAGCGGGATCACGATCCCGAATCCGATCAGGTTCGTGAGGATGGTGAGGAAGATGACCACCAGCGGACGACTCACTGCACCATTATGCCACGGGAGAAACGGCTCCGGCGCCGGGCATACGCTGCACGGCCACGCCCACCCGTCGGGGAGGATCGTCCCACCCCCTGGGGCTGCGGGAAACGGCAGGGGATCCGGCGTGGAGAGACGAACATGCATGCAAAGACCCCTTGGAGGGGGTTATGGTGCCCAGGGTACGAAGGGTTCTGCTCCCCACGGACTTCTCAGAAGCCACGGAATCCGCGGCACAGTGGGCTACGTGGATTGCAGGGCAGTTCCGGGCCGAGCTGATTCTCCTCCACGTCCTGGAGGAGGACGGGTGGATGCTCAGGGCCCTCTCCGACACGGAGCGAACGCAGGGGGAAGATCCCCTTCAGGCTCGAGGGCGCTTCATCCGGACAGAGCTGGAACGCTGGCGGGAACGCTTCGGGGCCCATCGGGCCGAGCTCCGTCCGGGCCTTCCTCACGAGGTGATCCCGGAGGTCTCCCGGGCGCTCGGGGTGGATCTGGTGTGCATGGGGACCCATGGGCGAAGCGGGATCCACCGCGTCTTCTTCGGAAGCGTCGCGGAACAGGTGGTGCGTACAAGCCCCGTCCCCGTGCTCACCGTGCGGCCCCAAACCCCTCCGCACCTACGGCGCATCCTGGTGGCCACGGACTTCTCGCCCCCGGCCCAGGGAGCCCTGGCATGGGCCCGCCTGTTGAGCCGCACCACCGGGGCAGAGGTGGTCCTCCTGCACGTGGTGGAACTCACCCCGGAGGTTCTCGCCGCGATCCCCGAGGAGATCCTGGCTCCCGCGGTGGGCGGACGGATCCGGGAATACCTCCTGGGTCAGGCTCATCAGCGGCTAGAGGCGGTGGCGCGCCCTGAGGAAGGAGTGGCGGTCCGCATGGGCGGGGTCGGACATCACATCGTGGAGGCCGTCCAGGAGTTGCACGCAGACCTGGTGTGCATGGGGACCCACGGGCGCACGGGGCTCGCCCACCTCGTACTCGGCAGCGTGGCGGAACAGGTGGTGCGGCGAAGCCCGGTGCCCGTCCTCACCGTGCGCGAGGCATCGGAACCGTGAAGCGGACTACCCCCAGACCTCCCGGGCCACCTCCACCACCCGCTGCAGCTTGGCCCACTGGTCCTCCTCCGTGAGAAGGTTTCCTTCCATGACGGAGGCGAACCCGCACTGGGGACTGAGGGCGAGACGTTCTAGGGGCACGTAGCGGCTGGCTTCCTCGATGCGGCGCAGGAGAACCTCCTTGGACTCCAGCTGCGGCCGCTTGGTGCTCACCAGGCCCAGCACCACGGTCTTGTCCGGTGGGACGAACCGCAGGGGTTCGAAGGTACCGGAGCGCTCGTCGTCGTACTCCAGGAGGAACCGGTCCACCTGGAGCTCGTTGAAGACCTTCTCCGCGATGGGGTCATATCCGCCCTCCGCGAACCACTGGCTGCGGTTGTTGCCCCGGCACAGGTGGAAGGCGAGGACCACGCCCGGCCGTCGGGCGCCTTCCAGGCACGCGTTGTCCGCGTGGATGGCCTCGTCCAGGGCGGCCTCCGGCTCCATCCCCATCTCCGCCCGCACGTGCTCCCTCCACTGCGGGTCGATGTACACGCTGTAGCGGGGCGCGTCCAGCTGGATGTACGTCACCCCTTCCGCGATCAGGGCCCGGATCTCGTCTCGGATGATGGGGACGATGTCCCACAGCAGCTCCGAGTGGTTCCGGTAGATCCGGTCCGTTACCCCGCGCTTGAAGGCGAGGGCGGGGAACTGGTTGGCGCTGGGGAGGGTGATCTTGAAGGGTCCCGGGCTGTGCTTCCGGAGGAAGGCCACCTCGTGCGCCGTGAGCCGACGGAGCGGCCGCAACCGGGCCGTGACCACCCCCCTTACCCGGGCGGGCGGCGGCGTGGTTCCCTCCCCCTTCCACGTGCGGGAAGGCCGCGAGGAGGGAGTGCCCTGTGTGCTGTCCGGACGAGGCCCGTCCTCGAGAGCTTCAAACCCCTCCACCGCCTCCAGGAGATCGCTCATGAAGTGGCGGCGGCGCAGCTCCCCGTCCGTGTAGATGTCCACCCCGATCTCCTGTTGCTTTCGGAGCAGCCGCAGGATGTGTCGGTCCTCGATCTCCCGGAGCTCCTCCTGTGGGGCCCCCCGGGCCCGGGCCTCCAACAATTCCTGCGGGCGCAGGAGACTCCCCACCTGATCCGCCCGAACCTGCCCGACCATCTTCCCCCTCCGCGTCGCGGGTATCGTCTGCCATTGTAGCAACCCCGGAGGAGCGCCTACGCCACCACCCGCTCCCGTCGCGTGATCACGATCTCCCCGGCCCGGGCATCCACCACGGCCACGTCGCCCTCCCGCAGTTCCCCCGCCAGCACCTTCCGGGAGAGGGGGTTTTCCACCAGGCGCTGGATGAGCCGGCGCAGCGGCCGGGCCCCGAAGTCCGGGTTGTAGCCTTCCCGGGCGAGATACGCCTTCGCCTGGGGGGTGACCTCGATGGCGATCCTGAGGTCCTGCAGGCGCTGCTGGAGGGAGCGGATCTGCAGCTCCACGATCTGCTCCAGGTGTGCGCGGCTGAGCGGCCGGAACACGATCACCTCGTCGATGCGGTTCAGGAACTCCGGACGGAAGGTGCGGCGCAGCTCCGCTTGCACCTGGACCTTCGCCAGCTCAAAGGAAGGGGTGTCTTCCGGGTCCAGGTCCCGCAGGTAGGGGGAGCCTACGTTGCTGGTGAGGATCAGCACGGTGTTCTTGAAGTCCACGGTGCGGCCCTGGCCGTCCGTGAGCCGGCCGTCCTCCATCACCTGGAGGAGGATGTTCAGGACGTCCGGATGGGCCTTCTCCACCTCATCGAAGAGGACCACCCGGTACGGGCGCCGGCGCACCGCCTCCGTGAGCTGTCCGCCTTCCTCGTAGCCCACGTATCCGGGGGGCGCTCCGACGAGCCGCGAGACGGTGTGCTTCTCCTGGTACTCGGACATGTCGATCCGCACCATGGCCTCCTCGGAGTCGAACAGGACCTCCGCGAGGGCCCGGGCGAGCTCGGTCTTCCCGACCCCCGTGGGCCCCAGGAACAGGAAGGAGCCGATGGGCCGGCGGGGGTCCTTGAGGCCGGCCCGGGCCCGGCGGATGGCATCCGCCACCGCCTGAACCGCCTCCTCCTGGTCCACCACCCGCTGGTGCAGCCGCTCCTCCAGCTTCAGGAGCTTCTCCTTCTCCGTCTCCAGCAGGCGCGTGACCGGGATGCCCGTCCACTGGCTCACCACCTCCGCGATGTCCTCTGCGTCCACCTCCTCCTTCAGCAGCCGCTGCGGGCCCAGCTGCCGCAGCTCCTCCTCCGCGGCCGCCAGCTGCTTGGTGAGCTCGGGGAGTACCCCGTAGCGCAGCCGCGCGGCCCGCTCTAGGTCCGCCACCCGTTCTGCCTGCTCCAGTTCCACCTTCGTGCGGTCCATCTCCGCCTTGATGTGCCGGATCCTCTGCACGATCCGCTTCTCGCGTTCCCACCGCTCCCGGAGCAGCTGGCTCTGCTCGCGCAGGCGCGCGAGCTCCTGCTCCAGCTTCTGCAGGCGCTCCTGCGCCTCCGGATCCGTCTCCCGGCGCAGGGCCTCCCGCTCGATCTCCAGCTGCATAATCCGGCGGTCGATCTCATCGAGCTCCGCGGGCTTGCTGTCGATCTCCATGCGCAGCCGGGCCGCGGCCTCGTCGATGAGGTCCACGGCCTTGTCCGGCAGGAACCGGCCCGTGATGTACCGGGTCGAGAGCTGGGCGGCCGCGATCACCGCGGCGTCCGTAATCCGGACGCCGTGGTGGACCTCGTACTTCTCCTTAAGCCCCCGCAGGATGCTGATGGTCTCCTCCAAAGTGGGTTCGTCCACGTACACGGGCTGGAACCGGCGCTCCAGGGCCGGGTCCTTCTCGATGTGCTTGCGGTACTCGTCCAGGGTGGTGGCCCCGATGCAGTGGAGTTCCCCCCGGGCCAGCATGGGCTTGAGGAGGTTACTGGCGTCCATGGCGGCCCCCTCCGCAGCGCCCGCGCCCACCACCGTGTGGATCTCATCGATGAAGAGAATGATCTCGCCGTGGCTGTCCGCGATCTCCTTGAGGACCGCCTTCAGCCGCTCCTCGAACTCCCCCCGGTACTTGGTGCCCGCGAGCAGCGCTCCCATGTCCAGCTGGAAGATGCGCCTGTTCTTGAGCTGCTCAGGGACGTCTCCCCGCACGATCCGCTGGGCCAATCCTTCCACGATGGCGGTCTTGCCCACCCCAGGCTCACCGATGAGCACGGGGTTGTTCTTCGTGCGGCGGCTCAGGACGTGGATCACCCGGCGGATCTCCTCGTCCCGGCCGATCACGGGGTCGAGCTTGCCCTGTCGCGCGAGCTCCGTGAGGTCCCGGCCGTAGCGCTCCAGCACCTGGTACTTGGTCTCCGGCCGCGCATCCGTCACCCGCTGGCGTCCCCGGACCTCGGCCAGGGCGCGGAGCAGGGCCTCCTTCGTGATGCCGTTCTGCTGGAGGATGCGGCCGGCCCCGGTCTCCACGGCCTCGCTCATGGCCAGGAGGAAGTGCTCGGTGCTGGTGTACTCGTCCTGCATCCGCTGGGCCTCGCGCTCCGCCCCGTCCCACACCCGCCGCAGGCCCGGGCCCACGTACAGCTCCGCGGGCCCCTGAACCCGGGGCAGGGTGCGGAGGGCCCGGTCCACCTGCTCCCGGATGCGGCTCAGGTTTGCTCCGGCCCGCTGCAGGACCTGGGGGACTACCCCATCCGCCTGCTCCAGCAGCGCGAGGAGGAGGTGTTCCGTCTCCACGTAGGGGTGGCCCGCTTCCCGCGCGAGCTCCTGGGCCCGTGCCAGGGCCTCCTGCGACTTCTCCGTGAGTTTGTCCCACCGCATGGTCTCCTCCTACCTCAGCCCCATGGCCGCCCGCGGGTTTTCCTGGCGCAGCCGGCCCAGCTGTTCCACGAGGCGCCGTTCCTCGGGCGAGAGCCGCTGGGGCAGCACTACTTTCACCCGCACC includes:
- the ychF gene encoding redox-regulated ATPase YchF codes for the protein MGLAVGIVGLPNAGKSTLYRALTRASVAIAPYPFTTLEPNVGVVAVPDSRLEAIARVVGAQRVVPATIRVVDIAGLVRGAHRGEGLGNQFLAHIRETSALLHVVRGFEDPEAPHVEGALDPMRDIGIVETELALADLATVERRRERLAPRARTGDRSARAEMEALQQVEAHLNRGEPARSLPPAVREVVRPLRLLTDKPVAYVLNVGEGGPVEGWEAVQAHAARTGSRLVVVNLKLEAELLELPPEEAAAYRQALGLGEDALHQVIRAAYELLGLVTFFSIESGEVRAWPVPRGTAAPEAAGEIHTDMMRGFVAAEVISWEDLVRAGSVAAARERGKLRTEGRGYVVQDGDVITFRFSPR
- a CDS encoding DUF951 domain-containing protein, encoding MSGVVKLYVGDVIRTRKKHPCGGDVWVIERVGADVGMTCRTCGRYVLMDRVKLERRIREFLERGSEEAPLLPPLLPPRPIRYPEPARRGRKTVSPEAPPRPRRRIVRRALQPEWASRSES
- a CDS encoding fused MFS/spermidine synthase; translation: MFTSGGVLLALEIVASRVLAPTFGNSIFVWGSLIGVFLTALSVGYWVGGHVADRYPHHGVFCGLVFLAGLLVVPIPAVSPWLLDRIAQADVGPRTGPLLAATFLFFPASLVMGTVSPFAVRLAARTVQTVGNTAGRLYALSTLGSIVGCLAAAFWLLSILGVREIILVLGLVEMGMAILGFAVARRMAAAVVATTALLAAALLVPRAASGDPPGLVYARDTVYHRITVSDEGGVRYLKLDNYWQSAMDLQEPRRTVFRYADYMHAGMLFVPEPRQVLLIGVGGGTLPKQYLRDYPGVRMDMVDIDPHVIEVARRYFHVPVGGRLRAFAEDGRQFVRRTSARYDQVLLDAYLRDTLPFHLATREFFQEVRGVLTPRGVFVMNVIGALAGPDSRLFRSVYRTLREVFPAVYVFPVEFGPWGGEEAMRNIIVVSTQEPPEPPAAVRARYGRMRSRIRIPGFEAVVRDLYTRPVPVQDVPVLSDNFAPVDDLIHAR
- a CDS encoding thioredoxin family protein, with protein sequence MRARVDWREKFHQALPYHAFLDRYGTEVHRERWRRVYEAVTLTEEQQALLAGFQREMKLLVLAGTWCGDCVNQCPILQRFAEVTPRIELRFLERDEHPDVREELAINLGYRIPVVVFLSEDFAEVARYGERTLSLYRQMAVERLGPACPVGIRPPGEDLLRNVTQEWLNEVERVQLLLRLSPRLRQRHED
- a CDS encoding MFS transporter, producing MSRPLVVIFLTILTNLIGFGIVIPLLPFYARALGASPFGIGLLFASYSAAQLLAAPVLGAWSDRWGRRPVLLLSLLGTALSFVLLALARSVGMLFLARIIDGLSGGNISTARAYIADVTSEEDRARAFGLIGAAFGLGFIVGPALGGVLAHLSYAAPAWVAAGITLGAVALAWFWLPETVHRVSASRGPIWPELPRLLRHPHLGPLLGVDFLYWATAAVYQTTFALFVSHRFGFGPGQTGVLLAFWGLLGALVQVGMVGPVVRRVGESRALAMGLVMAGLGLGAAAASRTATLFVLSTLPAALGAGVANPALVALLSRSARPGEQGVVQGVASTMESLGRMLGPIWGNGVLGAFGEGPAFGSAAAVMALTGLLALRLRPLPSPREAPVRMPSLRR
- a CDS encoding universal stress protein, with product MPRVRRVLLPTDFSEATESAAQWATWIAGQFRAELILLHVLEEDGWMLRALSDTERTQGEDPLQARGRFIRTELERWRERFGAHRAELRPGLPHEVIPEVSRALGVDLVCMGTHGRSGIHRVFFGSVAEQVVRTSPVPVLTVRPQTPPHLRRILVATDFSPPAQGALAWARLLSRTTGAEVVLLHVVELTPEVLAAIPEEILAPAVGGRIREYLLGQAHQRLEAVARPEEGVAVRMGGVGHHIVEAVQELHADLVCMGTHGRTGLAHLVLGSVAEQVVRRSPVPVLTVREASEP
- a CDS encoding cobalamin-independent methionine synthase II family protein, producing the protein MVGQVRADQVGSLLRPQELLEARARGAPQEELREIEDRHILRLLRKQQEIGVDIYTDGELRRRHFMSDLLEAVEGFEALEDGPRPDSTQGTPSSRPSRTWKGEGTTPPPARVRGVVTARLRPLRRLTAHEVAFLRKHSPGPFKITLPSANQFPALAFKRGVTDRIYRNHSELLWDIVPIIRDEIRALIAEGVTYIQLDAPRYSVYIDPQWREHVRAEMGMEPEAALDEAIHADNACLEGARRPGVVLAFHLCRGNNRSQWFAEGGYDPIAEKVFNELQVDRFLLEYDDERSGTFEPLRFVPPDKTVVLGLVSTKRPQLESKEVLLRRIEEASRYVPLERLALSPQCGFASVMEGNLLTEEDQWAKLQRVVEVAREVWG
- the clpB gene encoding ATP-dependent chaperone ClpB — encoded protein: MRWDKLTEKSQEALARAQELAREAGHPYVETEHLLLALLEQADGVVPQVLQRAGANLSRIREQVDRALRTLPRVQGPAELYVGPGLRRVWDGAEREAQRMQDEYTSTEHFLLAMSEAVETGAGRILQQNGITKEALLRALAEVRGRQRVTDARPETKYQVLERYGRDLTELARQGKLDPVIGRDEEIRRVIHVLSRRTKNNPVLIGEPGVGKTAIVEGLAQRIVRGDVPEQLKNRRIFQLDMGALLAGTKYRGEFEERLKAVLKEIADSHGEIILFIDEIHTVVGAGAAEGAAMDASNLLKPMLARGELHCIGATTLDEYRKHIEKDPALERRFQPVYVDEPTLEETISILRGLKEKYEVHHGVRITDAAVIAAAQLSTRYITGRFLPDKAVDLIDEAAARLRMEIDSKPAELDEIDRRIMQLEIEREALRRETDPEAQERLQKLEQELARLREQSQLLRERWEREKRIVQRIRHIKAEMDRTKVELEQAERVADLERAARLRYGVLPELTKQLAAAEEELRQLGPQRLLKEEVDAEDIAEVVSQWTGIPVTRLLETEKEKLLKLEERLHQRVVDQEEAVQAVADAIRRARAGLKDPRRPIGSFLFLGPTGVGKTELARALAEVLFDSEEAMVRIDMSEYQEKHTVSRLVGAPPGYVGYEEGGQLTEAVRRRPYRVVLFDEVEKAHPDVLNILLQVMEDGRLTDGQGRTVDFKNTVLILTSNVGSPYLRDLDPEDTPSFELAKVQVQAELRRTFRPEFLNRIDEVIVFRPLSRAHLEQIVELQIRSLQQRLQDLRIAIEVTPQAKAYLAREGYNPDFGARPLRRLIQRLVENPLSRKVLAGELREGDVAVVDARAGEIVITRRERVVA